The following are encoded together in the Xanthobacter autotrophicus Py2 genome:
- a CDS encoding integral membrane sensor hybrid histidine kinase (PFAM: Na+/solute symporter; response regulator receiver; ATP-binding region ATPase domain protein; histidine kinase A domain protein~KEGG: rpa:RPA0853 sensor histidine kinase, possible proline sensor PrlS) has translation MLRASVVIFAALAYIGFLFAIASYGDRLRPKAARRAPRPMIYSLSLAVYCTSWTFFGSVGLATTQGFDFLTIYLGPIILMTVGAPVFMRVVRLAKANNITSIADFIAARYGKNQGIAALVALVAIVGAIPYISLQLKAVSASLVAMLGHFAGEHGRGTVVGDLALFVACAMAAFAILFGTRHTDATEHQDGLMLAIATESLVKLAAFLAVGIVVTFLIFDGPVELWYAAREAGVTAPFEHGFPLGNWLTMMVLSGGAFMLLPRQFHVAVVENKGEEEIHRARWLFPLYLVLINLFVVPLALAGMTLFPLQMVDSDVYVLAVPLAAGFDTIALLAFVGGLSAATAMVIVESVAIAIMVSNDLVMPLLLRRRAAKADGGPPDDMTSVLLMVRRVAIFVIVLAAYLYHRITGDAQLAQIGLLSFAAIAQVGPAFAAGILWQRATANGAIAAILTGSALWAYTLLLPSLAEAGLISSTVVQNGPFGLWLLKPTALLGLSATPLAHGVAWSLGINTLVLVVVSLLTQPSQIERVQARLFAGGGDRGQMRPAFLRWRSSVTLGEVMATVERYLGAERARAAFENYARQHGFILDPHREADAGMVRYAEHLLASAVGAASSRIVLSLLLRKRTVSTKAALKLLDDASAAIQYNRELLQSAIDHVRQGIAVFDRDLRLVCWNRQFGQMLDLPAECYAVGVPLTDILASAPADDEAKGSAAGVGARIARYAHPSPDFSERLHQRGAVIEARSDAMPDSGIAVTFTDITASVEAALALERANENLERRVRERTEELERLNGALEKAKAEAEEANLSKTRFLAAASHDILQPLNAARLYVTTMVERARGPEEERLAGNVDASLESVEEILSALLDISRLDSGVMRPEIAPFRIADILKPLEMEFAPLAREKNLQLTFVPCSLAVRSDRRLLRRLLQNLISNAVKYTPHGRVLVGCRRHAGRLRVEVHDTGVGIPRSKYKVVFQEFQRLDQGAKVARGLGLGLSIVERIARVLEHKVDVTSQPSKGSTFSVDLPVAVSMPEEPQAVPAPTRRGAQLDGLTVLAIDNEPAILEGMELLLKGWGCEVITASSAAGALEAVRLTRKMPDVALVDYHLDDGHGIDAVMSLRWKLGKLPAVLITADRSKKVRDAARAADMEILSKPLKPAALRALLAHWRLARSAAE, from the coding sequence ATGCTTCGGGCCTCGGTCGTCATCTTCGCAGCGCTGGCCTACATCGGCTTCCTGTTCGCCATCGCGAGCTATGGCGACCGGCTGCGGCCGAAGGCGGCGCGGCGCGCGCCGCGACCCATGATCTATTCGCTGTCGCTAGCGGTATACTGTACTTCGTGGACATTCTTCGGCTCTGTGGGGCTTGCCACCACCCAGGGCTTTGACTTCCTCACCATCTATCTTGGCCCCATCATCCTGATGACTGTGGGCGCCCCCGTCTTCATGCGGGTGGTGCGCCTCGCCAAGGCCAACAACATCACCTCCATCGCCGACTTCATCGCGGCGCGCTACGGCAAGAACCAGGGCATCGCGGCGCTGGTGGCGCTGGTGGCCATCGTCGGCGCCATTCCCTACATCTCGCTGCAGCTCAAGGCGGTCTCGGCCTCCCTCGTGGCCATGCTCGGCCATTTCGCCGGGGAGCACGGGCGCGGCACGGTGGTGGGCGACCTTGCGCTGTTCGTGGCCTGCGCCATGGCCGCCTTCGCCATCCTGTTCGGCACCCGCCACACCGACGCCACCGAGCACCAGGACGGCCTGATGCTCGCCATCGCCACCGAATCCCTGGTGAAGCTCGCGGCCTTCCTTGCCGTCGGCATCGTCGTCACCTTCCTCATCTTCGACGGCCCCGTGGAGCTGTGGTACGCGGCGCGCGAAGCCGGCGTCACCGCCCCGTTCGAGCACGGCTTCCCGCTCGGCAACTGGCTGACCATGATGGTGCTCTCCGGTGGCGCCTTCATGCTGCTGCCACGCCAGTTCCACGTGGCGGTTGTGGAGAACAAGGGCGAGGAGGAGATCCACCGGGCGCGCTGGCTGTTCCCGCTCTATCTGGTGCTCATCAACCTGTTCGTGGTGCCGCTCGCCCTCGCCGGCATGACCCTGTTCCCGCTGCAGATGGTGGACAGCGATGTCTATGTGCTGGCGGTGCCGCTGGCCGCCGGCTTCGACACCATCGCGCTGCTCGCCTTCGTCGGCGGGCTCTCGGCGGCCACCGCCATGGTGATCGTGGAATCGGTGGCCATCGCCATCATGGTCTCCAACGACCTGGTGATGCCCCTGCTGCTGCGCCGCCGCGCCGCCAAGGCCGACGGCGGCCCGCCCGACGACATGACCAGCGTGCTGCTGATGGTACGGCGGGTGGCCATCTTCGTCATCGTGCTGGCCGCCTATCTCTACCACCGCATCACCGGCGACGCGCAGCTGGCCCAGATCGGCCTCCTGTCGTTCGCCGCCATCGCCCAGGTGGGACCGGCCTTTGCCGCCGGCATCCTGTGGCAGCGCGCGACCGCCAACGGCGCCATCGCCGCCATCCTCACCGGCAGCGCGCTGTGGGCCTATACGCTGCTGCTGCCGAGCCTTGCCGAGGCCGGCCTCATCTCCTCCACCGTGGTGCAGAATGGCCCGTTCGGGCTATGGCTGCTGAAGCCCACGGCGCTGCTCGGCCTTTCCGCCACGCCGCTGGCCCATGGCGTGGCCTGGAGCCTCGGCATCAACACGCTGGTGCTGGTGGTGGTGTCCCTCCTCACCCAGCCGAGCCAGATCGAGCGGGTGCAGGCCCGCCTGTTCGCCGGTGGCGGCGACCGCGGGCAGATGCGCCCGGCCTTCCTGCGCTGGCGCTCCTCGGTCACGCTGGGCGAGGTCATGGCGACGGTGGAACGCTATCTCGGCGCCGAGCGGGCCCGCGCCGCCTTCGAGAATTACGCCCGCCAGCACGGCTTCATCCTCGATCCGCACCGGGAGGCGGACGCCGGCATGGTGCGCTATGCCGAGCACCTGCTGGCCTCGGCGGTGGGGGCGGCCTCCTCGCGCATCGTGCTGTCACTGCTGCTGCGCAAGCGCACCGTCTCCACCAAGGCGGCCTTGAAGCTGCTCGACGATGCCTCCGCCGCCATCCAGTACAATCGCGAGCTGTTGCAGAGCGCCATCGACCATGTGCGCCAGGGCATCGCCGTGTTCGACCGCGACCTGCGCCTCGTGTGCTGGAATCGCCAGTTCGGCCAGATGCTGGACCTGCCGGCCGAATGCTACGCGGTGGGCGTGCCGCTGACCGACATCCTCGCCTCCGCCCCCGCCGACGACGAGGCCAAGGGGAGCGCTGCGGGGGTGGGCGCGCGCATCGCCCGCTACGCCCATCCCAGCCCCGACTTCTCCGAGCGCCTGCACCAGCGCGGCGCGGTGATCGAGGCGCGGTCCGATGCCATGCCCGACAGCGGCATCGCCGTCACCTTCACCGACATCACCGCTTCCGTGGAAGCCGCCCTGGCCCTGGAGCGGGCCAACGAGAATCTGGAACGCCGCGTCCGCGAGCGCACCGAGGAGCTGGAGCGCCTCAACGGAGCGCTGGAGAAGGCCAAGGCCGAGGCGGAGGAAGCCAACCTCTCCAAGACGCGCTTCCTCGCCGCCGCGAGCCACGACATCCTCCAGCCGCTCAACGCCGCCCGGCTCTACGTGACCACCATGGTGGAGCGGGCGCGGGGACCGGAGGAGGAGCGCCTCGCCGGCAACGTGGATGCCTCGCTGGAATCGGTGGAGGAGATCCTCTCCGCCCTGCTCGACATCTCCCGCCTCGACTCGGGCGTGATGCGGCCGGAGATCGCGCCGTTCCGCATCGCCGACATCCTGAAGCCGCTGGAGATGGAATTCGCCCCGCTGGCGCGGGAGAAGAATCTCCAACTCACCTTCGTGCCGTGCTCGCTCGCCGTGCGCTCGGACCGGCGGCTGCTGCGCCGGCTCCTGCAGAACCTGATCTCCAACGCCGTGAAATATACCCCCCACGGGCGCGTGCTGGTGGGCTGCCGCCGCCACGCGGGCCGGCTGCGGGTGGAGGTGCACGACACCGGGGTGGGCATCCCGCGCTCCAAGTACAAGGTGGTGTTCCAGGAGTTCCAGCGGCTCGACCAGGGCGCCAAGGTGGCGCGCGGGCTCGGACTCGGCCTCTCCATCGTGGAACGCATCGCCCGGGTGCTGGAGCACAAGGTGGACGTCACCTCCCAGCCGTCCAAGGGCTCCACCTTCAGCGTCGACCTGCCGGTGGCCGTCTCCATGCCGGAGGAGCCGCAGGCCGTCCCCGCGCCGACCCGCCGCGGCGCACAGCTGGACGGGCTCACCGTCCTCGCCATCGACAACGAGCCGGCCATCCTCGAAGGCATGGAACTGCTGCTGAAGGGCTGGGGCTGCGAGGTCATCACCGCGTCGAGCGCCGCCGGCGCCCTGGAGG
- a CDS encoding conserved hypothetical protein (KEGG: ana:alr5242 hypothetical protein): MHDRVSLSKFVADRLRVEFDRIKRQYESSSPIRNFVVDDVLPPDVALAIYGKFPSGNNMRLNKSLRELKFISAQMNEHDRLLEEAIYAFQEPEIVEIISDVVGKHDMVPDDNLYAGGISLMAPGHFLNPHLDNSHDKDRRLWRNLNLLYYVSPDWPEDKGGNLELWPEGPKKKQITIHSKFNRLAVMETHHETWHSVSPITNTASRCCVSNYYFGPTPMHPEQEFHVTSFRGRPEQPVRDIVLQADIAARSAVRALFPQGVVENKHKYIK, encoded by the coding sequence ATGCATGACCGTGTTTCGCTGTCTAAGTTTGTCGCTGATCGCTTGAGAGTCGAGTTCGACAGAATTAAAAGACAATACGAATCCAGTAGTCCAATCCGAAATTTTGTGGTGGACGATGTTCTGCCTCCGGATGTCGCTCTTGCGATTTATGGAAAATTCCCGTCCGGAAACAATATGCGGCTCAACAAATCCTTGCGTGAGCTCAAGTTTATCTCCGCACAGATGAATGAACATGACCGGTTGCTGGAGGAGGCGATCTATGCCTTCCAAGAGCCGGAGATCGTTGAAATCATCAGCGATGTCGTCGGCAAGCACGATATGGTTCCGGACGACAATCTCTATGCGGGCGGTATCTCGTTAATGGCGCCGGGGCACTTCCTCAATCCCCATCTCGACAATTCACACGACAAGGATCGCCGGTTGTGGCGCAATCTCAACCTGCTGTATTATGTATCGCCGGACTGGCCCGAGGATAAGGGCGGCAATCTCGAGCTTTGGCCTGAAGGGCCGAAGAAAAAACAGATCACAATCCACTCGAAGTTCAATCGGCTCGCGGTGATGGAAACCCATCACGAGACGTGGCACTCCGTCAGCCCCATCACCAACACGGCCAGCCGTTGCTGCGTCTCGAATTATTACTTCGGCCCCACGCCGATGCATCCGGAACAGGAGTTCCACGTCACCTCGTTCCGTGGTCGTCCGGAGCAGCCTGTGCGGGATATCGTGCTGCAGGCCGACATCGCCGCGCGGTCGGCCGTTCGCGCGCTGTTTCCGCAGGGCGTGGTCGAGAACAAGCACAAATATATCAAGTAG